The genome window CTCGCAAATTGCTTATTTGGCATTAGGATTAACTTTGTGGCCAGTTTTTTCTCAAGGCGGCGGCATCGGCTATCTCAAAGAAGCGAGTTTTGGGTATTTGCTGGGTTTTGTGCCTGGTGCTTGGGTGTGCGGCTGGGTGGCTTTTAAGGTGGCTTCGCGGCTGGAATCTATGGCTTTTAGCTGTTTGTGCGGTTTGTTCACTGTTCACGCGATCGGCTTAATTTATCTAATTTTTACTTACTGGCTGCCTCCGGCAAAAAAAACACCTTTATTCGATGAGATTCTTAAATATTCGGTTTATCCTCTGCCGGGACAATTGGCGGTAGTTTGTGCGATCGCAGTGCTGTCATTTACTTTGCGCCGCTTGATGTTTTATTAATTGCGAAGGAAGTTCGGCAACGGATTCTGTAACGGATGTAACGGATGTCAGGATGAAGCATGAAGGATGAAGCATGAAGGATGAAGCATGAAGGATGAAGCATGAAGCATGAGGTAACTGGTAATTGTGCAAAATAAGGTTATACTATACATTGCGAAACGGGAGAGTCCTCTCGCTGCGGCTGGGATTGCTTTACTGCACTGCATTCTGCTCGCAATGACAAGTGAGATTGGAGTAAATTCTCTCATGCCCGATGCCCCATTTTCTATTGCTTAATTCATGCGTTTTAAAAGAAATCCCTTGTTCTGGGTGGCTGCTGTTATCAGTTTAGTTTTAGACCACCTGACTAAGTTTTGGGTGGTACAAAATTTTGACTTGACGGTTCCTCCGCAGACGCAGGCGCTGTTACCTGGGGTGTTTCACTTCACTTATGTTGTTAATACCGGTGCGGCTTTTAGTCTGTTCAGCAATGGCGGGGCGATTTGGTTGCGCTGGCTGTCTTTGGGCGTTAGTGTCGGATTGATTGTGCTGGCTTGGTTCGGGCCGCGAATTAACCGCTGGGAACAAGCTGGCTACGGTTTGATTTTGGGGGGAGCACTGGGGAACGGGATCGATCGATTTGTTTCGGGTCACGTTGTAGATTTTATCGATTTTCGGATAATTCGGTTCCCCGTATTTAATCTAGCCGATGTGTTTATTAATGCTGGGATTATCTGTTTGCTGATTGCAACTTTTCACAGTGCACCGCCGCCGAGAAGGCAAGACGATGGCGATTCTATTTCAGACTAACTTTCAACAAGTCAATCGATTTTAGATTTTAGATTTTCGATTAACCACCCACGGGCTGTACCGTTCTCAGGTTTATCGGAGACCGAGCTTTTTTTGCCGATCCACTGATGAATCCGGCGGCTTGGCAACCAATTGCTTTCGGTCAATCGATTTTCGATTTTCGATTTTCGATTTTCGATTAACCCACCCACGGGCTGTACCGTTTGCTTTCGGTCATTTTTCAGTTGTCTGTTACCAGAAGGTGTAGGTGTCAACTTAAGGTTAGAGTCATTTATGAGCTATAATTAAATTTTTTATTGCTAAGGCTAAACTTGCCCGCGCTCAAAAGCAATTTGGTCACAAACCCCTGGATTTATCCGTGGGATAAAATCCCAAATCTAAAATCTAAAATCTAAATTATCAAATCTAAAATCTAAAATCTAAAATCTAAATTCCCAAATCTAAAATCTAAATTCCCAAATCTAAAATCTAAAATCTAAAATCTAAAATCGGATGACTCCTAATCCATTTGCCCAAGAACGCTTACTATTTGCCCCAGCCACCCCCGATGCTGATGCTATCCCGACTATTTTTGCTTTTCCCAACGAGTACACCGTGGGTATTACCAGTCTCGGCTATCAGATTGTGTGGGCAACTTTGGCTGTGCGATCCGATATTGAAGTCAGCCGTTTATTTACTGATATCCGCGAACAACTTCCCCGACATCCAGAATTACTGGGATTTTCGCTTTCTTGGGAACTAGACTATGTAAATATTCTAAATTTATTGGAATCTCTAGAAATTCCGATTTGGGCGTCACAACGAACCGATCATCATCCGATAGTATTCGGCGGTGGCCCGGTTTTTACTGCTAATCCAGAACCTTTTGCAGATTTTTTTGATGTGATTTTGCTGGGAGATGGCGAACATCTCATTGACAATTTTATTGATGCTTGTAAAGAAGTCCGTACCGCCGACAGACAAACTAAATTGCGGCATTTAGCCCAAGTTCCGGGGGTTTACGTTCCCAGTTTGTACGAAGTAACTTATCTGGATGTGGCTGAGGGGATTAAATCGATTCAGCCTGTCGATTCGGGAATTCCCAGTATGGTTGAAAAACAGACTTATCGCGGCAATACTTTATCTGCTTCCACTGTGGTGACAGAAAAAGCAGCTTGGGAAAATATTTACATGGTGGAAGTGGTTCGGAGTTGTCCAGAAATGTGCCGTTTTTGTTTGGCAAGTTATCTGACTTTGCCGTTTAGGACTGCGAGTTTGGAGGGTTCGCTAATTCCGGCGATCGATCGCGGTTTAGCTGTGACTAATCGTTTGGGTTTGTTGGGTGCTTCGGTCACTCAGCACCCGGAATTTGAAGAGTTGCTGGATCATTTGAATCATCCGAAATACGACGGCGTGCGGCTGAGTCTTTCTTCGGTAAGGACGAATACCGTGACAGTTAAATTGGCAGAAATCTTGACAAACAGAGACAGCAAATCTGTGACGATTGCGGTGGAAAGCGGGAGCGATCGCCTCCGCAAAATCGTTAACAAAAAACTCACAAATGACGAAATAATCCAAGCTGCTATCAATGCTAAAGCGGGCGGTTTAAAAGGGATTAAGCTTTACGGAATGGCGGGAATTCCCGGTGAAGAAATCGAGGATTTAGAGGAAACGGTGGCGATGATGCGGGGGATTAGAAAAGCTGTTCCCGGTTTGCGGTTGACTCTGGGATGCAGCACTTTTGTCCCGAAATCTCACACTCCTTTTCAGTGGTTTGGAGTGAATAAAGATGCGGAGAAGAGGCTGAAGTTTTTAGATAAAGAATTGCGGAAGTTGGGTTTA of Oscillatoria nigro-viridis PCC 7112 contains these proteins:
- the lspA gene encoding signal peptidase II encodes the protein MRFKRNPLFWVAAVISLVLDHLTKFWVVQNFDLTVPPQTQALLPGVFHFTYVVNTGAAFSLFSNGGAIWLRWLSLGVSVGLIVLAWFGPRINRWEQAGYGLILGGALGNGIDRFVSGHVVDFIDFRIIRFPVFNLADVFINAGIICLLIATFHSAPPPRRQDDGDSISD
- a CDS encoding biotin transporter BioY, coding for MPAPIELIWAVIGLLLTIGGTFLPASVTIPIGLWDDRGLQAYSLGVTYQIGAVLLVGCMGGKNAAALSQIAYLALGLTLWPVFSQGGGIGYLKEASFGYLLGFVPGAWVCGWVAFKVASRLESMAFSCLCGLFTVHAIGLIYLIFTYWLPPAKKTPLFDEILKYSVYPLPGQLAVVCAIAVLSFTLRRLMFY
- a CDS encoding B12-binding domain-containing radical SAM protein, translating into MTPNPFAQERLLFAPATPDADAIPTIFAFPNEYTVGITSLGYQIVWATLAVRSDIEVSRLFTDIREQLPRHPELLGFSLSWELDYVNILNLLESLEIPIWASQRTDHHPIVFGGGPVFTANPEPFADFFDVILLGDGEHLIDNFIDACKEVRTADRQTKLRHLAQVPGVYVPSLYEVTYLDVAEGIKSIQPVDSGIPSMVEKQTYRGNTLSASTVVTEKAAWENIYMVEVVRSCPEMCRFCLASYLTLPFRTASLEGSLIPAIDRGLAVTNRLGLLGASVTQHPEFEELLDHLNHPKYDGVRLSLSSVRTNTVTVKLAEILTNRDSKSVTIAVESGSDRLRKIVNKKLTNDEIIQAAINAKAGGLKGIKLYGMAGIPGEEIEDLEETVAMMRGIRKAVPGLRLTLGCSTFVPKSHTPFQWFGVNKDAEKRLKFLDKELRKLGLEFRPESYNWSVIQGLLSKGDRRLSRLLELVRHYGDTLGSYRRAFKELRGQLPEMDFYVFQEWELDQVLPWSHLKGPLPEATLKKHLAEAMSHFRTKDLQFTS